The DNA window TCCGCAGAGCAAGTTTCAACACTGTTTGAATTTGCTCAATGTTAGAAGCTGTTGATTGCCCTTGAAAGGGCAAGGCCTGAGGCAGAGCAGGTCACatctgggcattcagtgtaGTGCATCTATTTTTGTTTATCTGGGCATTCAGCATAATGCATCTGGCATATCTGGTATTTAAAGTACATCTGGTGCATTTGGCTATCTGGGAAAATATTCAAGTCAATGTGAAGATTTGTTGGTTTAtttgcctagaatattctttttgggtGATTGTCCCACATAGGAAGTGAGCAAGAAAAATGTATTGACCTGGCCCTATAAATAAAGGGCTTGGGTGTTAGTTTTCTTTTGAACTATTTTGAGTATCTGTAATccgtgttaacgattatagtgaaatatttttcagtggctctgcccgtggattagtcagcacttttgctggataccacgttaaatcgAGTGTCGCtttcattctgtcttttactattattattattatcattgttctcgCATCCGTTATAACATGACGTATGCTTGACCTAAACTAACATGTGTTGTCAATCGTGCCTACTTTTTCTAACTCTAACTAGGTTGGTTGTCCAAACAACTGTTGCTCCACAATTAATTACTGCATTTTTTTTTGTGACAATCTTATCGAATTCAAAAAAACAACAGGTTGTCGCTCGGTCTAGTACCAAGCTTTAGCTAATGACATTGTTGAACTCATTTAACTTTAATCTTTGTTACGtgaattttgtatattttcCACCTCAACCTTATACTCCATGGTGTGACAGCATTAGTGATGTGTTTCTCTCAACTAATCCAATTTTTCATACTCGTatgaaacatataaaaaatgattttttacttCGTTTGTGAATGTTTTACTCATAAATCTTTCTTCATTTGATACACACCTACCGATGATCAAAATGCCGATATCCTTACTAAAAGACTTGCATCAATCGACATGTTTTTATTAAGTAATAAACTCAGTGTGTGCCTCCCTGTTTCGTTTGAGGGAAGATATTAAAGACTCTAAATTTAAACGTAAAGATCAACCCACTTGAGTTCCTTATTTTCATCTTATAGCCTTTAAGTTTCTAACATTTTAGTTACCCTTATCTTGGTATAAGTTCGTACtcttctaattataataacataaaaaaaaatcataatattcaACAACTTCTTTACTacttatcttttatatatatatatatatataattaaaaaaataaaattctaataattgGTTATATCTATCCTAAACATTGACCATTTTATTGTACAACTAATATTAACATCTCTTTTAAGTTTAGATggcaataatattatataagagaacaaatgttttgaagttcaatttcactaaaaatatttttaccgaaaatattttaagttaccTCAAATTGAGGTATGTATGACGACGACAAAATGTTGGGctaactttataaaaaattaaaaaaagactAAATCTATTATTATGCATAAATAGTTACATTTTTGTCGTTTGTCACACGTTAAAATCACTCTAACAAATTTCTatatttggtatttttttttgacattgTTGGTTCACAAACCCTGAGatttgtttgtaaaataagaatattcttCATTGGTCGTGATAATACCTCTGAACCCTAAACTTATTTGATTGATATTATTTCGCTTAGGATATTCTGTAAAAAAATTaggatttataattttttgttaggTCGTTACTTAGATTTAAAGGATACCTCTATTCATATACGCACCGTCACATTCTTCTCTTGGATACGAATAAGTCAATATCCTTTAACTTCTTCACTTAGATTTAAAGGATACCTCTATTCATATACGCACTGTCACATTCTTCTCTGGGATACGAATAAGTCAATATCCTTCAACTTCTTCACTTAGATTTAAAAGATACATCTATTCATATACGCACTATCACATTCTTCTCTTGGATACGAATAAGTCAATATCCTTCAACTTCTTCACTTTGGTTAGACATTCCATTATGCAAAGTTAAAATacagtaaaaaagaaaaagatttcCCTTCATCTCTCCGTTGCAAAGCATTCCAATCTCGTACAACTGAACTTATTGCGATcgttataatttatacttagaatattctcGAGAAAATTAGGTTAACGATTTTTGTAAGAATTTTTccatataattattatcatcTCTTGTTTTGTCGTATACATATATTCTTCAATTTATTCACATTGGTAATGATCAATTTCATATTACAAAACTTAAATATCTTTTGAAGAAATCAAATAAAtctgattaaaatatataaaaagattataaatgaataattctcatgaaaaagataaataaattatttaaaaatgaaataaaattaatttaggattATTGTTAGACATTAGGTTATGAAAAGAAATAGAGTAAAAAACTTGCATCTTAAACAAGTAAAATtcattcattctctctctctctcttcacgTTCGTTTTCTCACACACAAAATCCTCTTCTCTCCCCACGGCGCAATCAAGGCAGACTGCGTTTTTCCGGTGCTTCTCTTTCATCTatactctctctttctcttttcatcaCTCTCTTCATAAAAACCCACCAAATATATAACCTTGAATCATCATCTATCATCATCTTTCGATTACGTAACAACGATTGATAGACAGACAGACATACAAACACTTGCTCTAGGAAACTTCGCCTATCGATACTGCTGTTCGCCATTGACGAACCTTGGCGGCGCTCCCCATACTTAGGGTTTGCCCATTTTCGGACAATTCAGGGTTACCCGGTTCTTTTACCCTCTATATCTCTCCAGATTGTTCCCTTTATGCACTAATTTCTCCACTGTCAAAAACTCTTAACTTGCTCCTTCTGGGTTCTCCTCTCTGGTTAGAAATTTCGTTTCTTTGTTTAATGGTCTCTTATTCTAGGGCTTTCCGCTGTTTTCTCCTTTCTTCTATCATCAGTTTGTAGCCTTCTTCTATTCCTTGCCTCTTCCTTATATAATAAGAAGGAGAATTCGGTACTGGCATGTTCAAACTGTTTATGAGGTAAGGGAATTCATTCTTTGTCATTCACCTATTATGCTAAACCTTATTGTAAGGGACCTGCAAGATTGGATGAGTTTTTGTTATTTCTAGTGTCCTGGAGTGTCTGTCTGGTAGTCAGTCATTGCTTATGGTTTGGAGTGCAAGTGCAGAGGCACATCAATAGAAATTGATTGTTTTCTGATGGCCTAGGAAGATTAACAGATTAACATTTGGAAGAACCCTAACTTTTGTTTGAGAAACAAGTAAATGATTGGCCAGTGATTCAATAGAGAGTCTTTTTGTGtatatcttttttctttttcacttCATTATATAATGTTTAGTAGTAATTATGGAAAGAATTGAACCTACATTGATTCCCCAATGGCTGAAAGGCACTGGAAATGTAACTGGTGGAGCTACTGCTTTACATCAAACATTGTCATCCTCATTAATCTCTGGTAAAATCTTGTTCTTTTTTGATTTTCTGtcttttatattgttttcataTGACTGACTTAATTGTGTTTTCATTATAATAGATGATCACACTACACCTAAacatgcaagaaataggcaggCAAATGTAAATGGACATGATATAGGCAGATCATATAACTCTGATAGAACTACATCTTCCTACTTTCGTCGTAGTTCCAGCAGTAACGGATCAGGTCGTCGTGCTCAAAGTAGTTTTGGGTGGGAAAGAGAAAAGTACGATTCCAAGGACAAGGACAAGTCAATTTTGGGTGATTTCAGGCGATTTGACTATTCTGATCCTTTTGATAACATACTACCAAACAGGGCTGAGAAGGATTTGAGACGTTCACAGTCGCTGATAACTGGGAAAGGAGGCGAATCATCGCCAAGAAAAGTGTCTACTGAATTCAACAATAATAAGAGTAACCATGGTAATAGTAATGGCCTGGTTTCTGTGAGCAGTTTGATTAACACAGTGCAAAAAACTGCATTTGAGCGAGACTTTCCATCACTAGGAGCTGATGAAAAGCAATTAGCTTCTGAGGTTAGAAGAGTTTCATCACCTGTATTGGCTACTGCCATCCAAACCTTGCCAACAATATTAGGTGGAGATGGTTGGACATCAGCACTAGCAGAGGTTCCTGTTATAGTTGGTAGTGGATCTGTTCAACAACCTATTACCTCAACTGCTGCTACTTCCATAACTTCAAGCACAATTGGTGTGCTTAACATGGCTGAGACTGTGGCTCACGGCCCTACTCGTGCCAATAATATACCACAGGTGTACAAGCTGTTCATCTTTCATTCAGAAACATGTTGCAATATCTATGGCttatcatattttattcttttgcagttACCTGTTGGAAATCAGAGAATGGAAGAGTTGGTTCTTAAGCAATCTAGGCAATTAATTCCTGTTATACCAGCTATGCCAAAAAATTCGGTAATTGCCATCTCTATTTTTATAACTGTTAGAAGCTATTATGCTAAAGATCTAGGTTAGTGCCATGATTAACTGTGCTTCTCTCTTTTGgtaaaagaagaaaatttaGATTAGTCCTGAACCAAATTGTGAACAATATAGGTAAACTTGCTAAtttgcatatatatttttatactatcAGTATAGTACTTGCTTAGGTAGCTTAGAAAGTATatgaatatttgtatttatcaTTCTCAAGATACAGAATGGTTTCAtgttattttcattgattggttATTCCtactttcaaatttaattttatagcCTCAATATTACTTGTTAATTATGtttcatctattattatttgaatgagAACTTATGAAGTTCAAATCTAATTGTGTATCCTTTATTTCATTAAAGAAAACTggaaccttgtttgatgtgagtTATTTTTCCTAATAATCCAACAAGTAATCTGccatcacatcattcaaattatcaatcaaaataccctccattttttattcttatatatctATACCTTAATGTTTTTTTACTGAAATAACCCCAAACAACTTACTACATCATATCCACTTAGTTGTGAGACTATGTTAGCAGTAGAacataaatcatatttttagtTGAAATTGTTTATACATTGATGAATTATCAATAGATTGTATTGAAGCCTTTAACATTGCTTTTATTTGGTGGTGACAATTGCTTTACGCTTAACAAGTGTTCAGTTATGCAACTTgctttaaatgaaaaaaatgctAAATCATTTTCTTAAGTATGAGCATTAGAGATTTAGAAGGAGAATATGGTCGACCATTAACCATTCTAATAGAGTAATTATTCAGAAGAATTATTTCCTTTTAATTTGCAGTTTGCACTAAATGTAACTGATCATTTTGCAAAAGACAACTTATAATATAGGTAGCATGTTGGTGCTGAAAAATGAGCAGTTGTGGACTCTTACACTCATACATGAAAAAACAGTAGCGTTCACTTTTAGAGATGATCACATTCCATGACTATTTTTTAACAAAGGAAGTTTaagtttttggtatttttggaCCTGAAAACATAGATTTTataggcattaagcattagaAGCAACTTCTGTATTTATTCTGCTATGATTTACCGATAATTGTCATGCATACATGTCTTGACTGATGCTAATCATATCTATAACTGCTGTTTAGACTAGCTGCATGTGTAGATGAACTCTAGAACTAGTATTGTACAATAAGACTTGCCTGTTGAATTGGACGGAactttatttggtataaaattttGTCAACATTTTTTATCTGGGTAGTAATGTGAAGATGGTATTCAAGAGAAATCGTATTTTCTGTTTTACTTTTGGAATTTTGTGTCAAATTTCGGCGTACATATATTTgtaggttttatttttttatcattatctaGTTAAGTatgagatttattttatttttctcacaaattcttgaatttattacaaattttgaaaaacaaactTTGATTGGATCATACTCACTTCTGCTTTAGGTACTGAATGCTCCAGAGAAATCCAAATCCAAGACTTCACAACCTCAACAAAATCCATCTTCATTTGCTAACCTTTCCCCACGAGCCAATGCTGTAAAACCCGATCTTCATCGAACATCTATGGGCGGAAAGCAGCTCCATGTTCTCAAACCATCTCGAGAAAGAAACAATGGTTCTCCTCTTGCCACAAAGGACAATTCAACCCCCATCGACAGCAAAATTGCAGGAGTTAATGTTGTTCTCTCTTCTTCATCTGTTGCTCCTCCAGTCAATAGCAGGCCGGTCCCACCAATTTTGGAAAAGAGGCAAACTCAAGCTCAAGCTCGAAGCAGAAACGACTTCTTCAATCTCGTGAGGAAGAATTCTATGCCCAATCCATCTTCGATTGAAATTGGAACCAGTCCTACTGAAGCAGTAGTAGCCGAttctcctgttgttaaacaATCCGGGGAAATCGATTCTCCTCCATCGGATATGTCAGTTACAAAGCAATTGACGGACAAGGTTGATGATGATATGAACAATTATGGAAAGACCCTTTactctgaagaagaagaggCTGCGTTTCTGAGGTCTCTCGGTTGGGAAGAGAAGAATAATGGAGAAGATGAAGGACTTACTGAGGAAGAGATCAGTGCTTTCTATAAGCACGTTGATGAGGTAATAATTAAGCAAAAAACAAATCTGAAGAAAATGTAGTTAAGCAATTTTGATTGAATGGTTTTTGTTTTTCAGTATATTAAACAGAAGCCAACGTCGAAAACTTCGCAAAAGATACAGCCGAAGTTGTTTGGACCTCGGAATTCAAGTATCAGCAGCGACGATGGGACGACTTGCTCTGGATCGAGTTCTTCGGATTCGAAAGCTGATTCCTAATTTAATGATGGTGGGTTTTGTCATTCATAATGGTTTACTTTCATTTGGTTTTGAAGAATTGGGAGATAAAGAGGAAGcagtaaaaagatttaaaaagaaaatgaaaatattttactagttaacttttttttttttaatctggcTGCGGTCTGAACTAAAATCGGAATAAGTACAGATGCTCATAGAAAGGAGAAAAAGAGGATGAAGAAAAATGGGATTTTGATTTAAGACCAATTTATCtatggattatatatattatgctcttatgtttttttttaagtagCTTACCAAAAAGGAAagttaaattaacaaaaaatttaaatttataccttttatgtttttgttagtCTTCATGAATGAATGGTTAGGTATTGCAAAATTTGGTTCGAAATCATCGGTTTCGAAACGACAAATGATTGACCTAAAAACcgaattttctttataatttacaAGTAcataaatgttttataaattattatttttttatataaatttagaattttgatttattgaataatatttttaatccatttaaatttgttttatgtgattaatacaactttttttttaccattaaaaaaatttaaggtcTTGTGATTCAATATTTTGGAAACTTAGAAAAATGAGTGGTccaataacttttatttaattgagactctaactattaatttatagttGGGTCTTAccactatttattttatttcccttcataatataagaaatattccaaaaattattatacatttaataGGTTGTcacaaaattaagtaatttttgGCCCAAACATGGCAGTCCGGACAAGAATAGGATAATAAATACTAACTTTAGTATGTCTTCATTAATGAAAGTTCTATTCTCACTAAAACCGTTTCAAAAACCAAAACCGATGGTCATATAATTATTGTCATTCTAgttcattataatttttattttaaaaaaaattggttaaaatTCATATGTGAATCAATAATATTAtggatttgtttgaaaaaaccAAATAATATGTGAGAGTGGGAATATGTCAAATTGAAGGAGATTAAAGTCTAAATTAAGGACACCATTGTCGGGTCAACTCATTGATTAATTAacttagtaattattattataacaaaaactaagaataattcaataattttatcatcACAATCATATCAATCAATTCTAAAATTCTACCCTTATGTCAACTATAATTTATCTTCACGTTATTAGTTAAATAGATTCTTtcagttttatatttaaatatcatagtcaattttatttttaaatatatttttgtgtcttttaaagaattttttgttgagatatatgatatattgtattttcattaaataactaatattttttaagcaaaaaaaatattttggtataaaataaaccaaaatatataagatatgaATGATATGTTGATATATAGATGAATTTTGATCAATTTATTTGATATcaacatattttatttgtcttttagataattttaaaaaaaaaagttgggtTGAAGGTCGACGACAAGCAAGGGTTCTGGCAGAGTCGAGCCCATTGGGTCAGGTCGGTCAGCAGGCTAGTCAACGATCAAGCCAAAAGCCCAGAAGCCAGACTAGGCCCGTGGCCTGGTTTTCGACCGACAAAAGCCTTGGCGTGTTCTtcaactgattttcaaaaaaatatccAACAGCCGCGTGGAAACTTCAACGATTTCTTAAAACGTGTTTTTCTCCCTCGTATAACTTCGAATTTAGCTCTGCAAAGTGTGGTAATACCGTACAGGTGTGTAGAATTCAAATTCTCCaacaatttcaattaaatatgaACATCAAATCCACTCACAAAGTCGAAAGCAATTGTGGTCACCTAAATTTTTTTTCCGACAATTCGAGCTTTATGCTTCAAATTTTCTACTCAAACTTTTATGgtagtttataaatattattatctagATACCCTAAGAATAAAAAACAACCCAAACCCCTTGGAACCCCGAAAATCGATTTTAAAAGCAAGAGCATCGATTTGGTCTTTTGATACTCTAAATTAAGTTTTTCTTTGTAAAATTCATAGTGCTAGCTTCTAAGAATTTTacacttaaaaatataaaaaacaatatgatACAATTTGGTAAATTTCATAGTTAGATTCAAACCCACAAAGGGTTGGGTTTTCAGACCTAATTCGCCTCTCTCAGGTCCGATcttgaatttaaattatgacGGCAAGTGAGCCAAGTTGTTCGTGAGCTGCTTCATCAAAGTCCGACTTGAGTTTAACTTTGACCAAATTTAAGTCGAGCgcgagccgactcgtttaatatatgagtcgagctttttcgagcctgataataaataatattatttttttaaaacttaaaatttaaaataaatatttttctatataaatatttcaaaatttaattttattcaaaattttgagtCGAGCttgagctcaaatttataaacttgttcGAACTCGAgatcgagtcgagctcaaacTGTCTTAAGCTCGACTTGGCTCAACTCTAATctaaattcataaacaagtaAATCATAAttaccaaaatcaaacaacacTGTTAAAAACTAGTAGTAATTATCTAACAAGAATATCATACACAATGATGAATTTTAATAtgacataatatataaataatgagtaTTTAAGGACCAGTCAATCAAAAGCATGTCAAATTGTCAAATTAAGGAATATAATCGATATAGGCTTGTTTGGATTGTAATCACACTCTTGTTTTTCTTAAACAATCTCGGTTTgactaaaattttgatttaaagatGGAATTCATGATATAATGATGGCAAAGTGTAAAAGAGAGAATGAGCTACCAAATCAATTTTGACAACaatttaatcattttcttttatttcatccTATCACTAATCCTTGGACTTTATTATCATTAGGGTTACATTGAAAAATTCTCTCAGATTCAAAATctctttattcatttattaattatattatctaatctaattttattttttaatccaaataatttatttatttttcaatattcaaacataaatatagagttatttaattatcttgtttatagtgaaatttgtcgATTGCCCCAGTAGTTTTTACCTTctaggttgagagggttttccacgtaaatttGGTATTTTTTTGTTGTGTTCTTGATCTCTTATTTTTAGATTTGGATAATCTGTGTATTTACTCATCTCACATTGATTAATTAcagtataaattattattcgtttcaaaattcccaacaagtggtattagagctattaggtttatttttgaagagtgcttttgtaggttgagatggaaggcaatatcacaatgatcaggttgacaaataataactagaagatttggaaatccaaaatgGAGAGACGTAAGATGATCGGGTTCAGCTGGTCCGCAGGGTTTGGTGGCGCAACCCCCTTCACCCCAACATGGTTCATTCCATATTCCTGATTTGATTCCTACTTAGTGGCATAATCTCATTCGCCTAGCTAGTAACGATGGTTCTTGCACTGATCGTTTGAGTGGTAAGTATTATTTATCTTGGATTATTGATTCAGGGGTTACCTTACATGCCACTAGGGTCCAAGACTGTTTAACTAATTACTTTGTGGGGTCCATTTCTCAGTTGATTGCTTTGTCCCATCTTTGACCTGTAACTTGATTTCTGTTACTCAGTTGATTGATGATTATTATGGTGATAGCTCATTCTCATTTGATTTATGTACTTTTCAGGACCGTAATACCAGGAAGGTGATTGGAGCAGGTGAACGAAGGGGGGGTCTCTACTATTGGTGCAGTGTTACGACGTCACTTTTTGTCTGCTCAACCGAGAGTCTTGGGATTTGGCACAGTAGGATGGGGCATCCTTCAGACAGTGTGCTGCAGCATTTACCTAGTGTTAGTGTTACTCGTCGTTCTCCTAGTGTTAGCCCTTGTGATATCTGTCATCAGGCCAAACCGTCTAGGAGTGTTGTTTATGACAGTGATTCATATGCTAGGAGTATCTTTGATTTAGTACACTGTGACCTTTGGGGTTCTTATGCTGTTCCCTCCTCTAATAGAGCACGTTATTTTCTTactttggttgatgattttagtCGAGTTGTGTGGGTagttgttaggatctaggtcgccgctggtggaccgggggttggaccggttggcggttctcactcgtagggtggtggttaatccggttagagattaacaccggggtttcaatactacacaacctgtcacaaacccttgaactaggttcaagcgcggaagaggtttgctttcaggttgaagcggtacacttgtatgataggcgcggtcggtttcggatgatgaagatttggagatggtgggtcggtttcggtaatctggatattcggtatggttagtatagattcggtttggagcggtatggttaagttagtcggttatataatgaagcctgcagaaagtaaatgacacagcagattttatggatgttcggagataaaactcctacgtcaccccttcctctcgaaaccgcgagaaggatattcactaaggaatacaagtacaagccgatcgagacttattttctgctcgataatactcttacaatttacaccgaaattgtagaacacactttaactttcaacacttaggctttttagaatagcacactgttatcacttgtagtaaatgctcttagctctcgTTATCCCAATAtctgtcccacatttactcttctgcaactgcctccttttataggtgaaatatgccaacggtcatatttcactaccttgaatttgattggctgatcagaggtgcagtgattcagtgtctcagatctgcggtcgtctcctcagacctggtattctgtctcagacctgccggtctgttagacaaacctgccgggtttgtcttttacttgatgtaggcactgtctgtttggacagttgtctgtactttgaggatttcctttctggcttatcccgaagtagaaggatccggtagtattgttttctgcagcctacagtctttcctcagacttgcatggatatggaagtattcagtctgttcctttggtatcattctcaacagatacccaaattgtcttcttgtactggtcggccgcttgacttggccgaatgtcttttgatagtgaagtaaccggacttcttccggttattcttgtcttgtggataatcggctgtttgatggttctggttttgagctttggccgatccttcctttgtgcggtcacgttccgaatactcttgatcggtttggtagcttgaccggttcggtttcttcagttggttctcttgttcatccggtccggttccttgttcctgcatgggaagtttgtttaagttaggtttattcgaaccggtctgaatttatctaacaatttctccctttttgattattttatttaaaattatcaaaatcatgtaagtttgcaaccgtaggccggttttTTAagaagacttagagaatttttcgaaaaattttgggagagaagttttggaagagtttttatcttttatctaacagtagttcttttatttattaaaactgaAGTTTTCACTGTCTTTATAAAGTTTGGTGTTATGGTCAAAAGACAATTTGGAGTTGATATTAGACATATAAGAACTGACAATGtaacaaaatttaattgtttgaaatcTTATTTTTCTAAGGCTGATGTATTATTTCAAACTTCTTGTGTGCatactcctcaacaaaatggtagaGTATAGAGGAAACATCGACATATCTTGAATGTTGCACGGGCTGTCATGTTCCAGAGTTCTATTCCTATCGAGTATTGGGGGAATGTGTTCTTACTGAATGCTACTTGATAAATAGGACTCCTTCTCGTGTTTTGGGCTTTCATACTCTTTATAAGGTTTTATATGATACCGCTCTCACTCTGTCTAACATGCGTGTTTTTGGTTGCCTCTGTTATGCCTTTGATTTACACTCTCGTCGTGACTAGTTTGCTAGTCGTGGTCATAAGTGTGTGTTTTTGGGTTATCCACTTGATAAGAAGGAGTGTAGGTTATTGGATTGGGAAACTAAGGAGGTTTTTGTGTCTCGTGATGTTATTTTCTATGAAAATGAGTTTCCTTTTGCCCCTGTGGATTGTCCTATCTCTGATCCTCCCATTAGTATTGTGGATGAGGCACCAGACTAGGTTTTGGTAGGAG is part of the Impatiens glandulifera chromosome 1, dImpGla2.1, whole genome shotgun sequence genome and encodes:
- the LOC124919031 gene encoding uncharacterized protein LOC124919031; amino-acid sequence: MERIEPTLIPQWLKGTGNVTGGATALHQTLSSSLISDDHTTPKHARNRQANVNGHDIGRSYNSDRTTSSYFRRSSSSNGSGRRAQSSFGWEREKYDSKDKDKSILGDFRRFDYSDPFDNILPNRAEKDLRRSQSLITGKGGESSPRKVSTEFNNNKSNHGNSNGLVSVSSLINTVQKTAFERDFPSLGADEKQLASEVRRVSSPVLATAIQTLPTILGGDGWTSALAEVPVIVGSGSVQQPITSTAATSITSSTIGVLNMAETVAHGPTRANNIPQLPVGNQRMEELVLKQSRQLIPVIPAMPKNSVLNAPEKSKSKTSQPQQNPSSFANLSPRANAVKPDLHRTSMGGKQLHVLKPSRERNNGSPLATKDNSTPIDSKIAGVNVVLSSSSVAPPVNSRPVPPILEKRQTQAQARSRNDFFNLVRKNSMPNPSSIEIGTSPTEAVVADSPVVKQSGEIDSPPSDMSVTKQLTDKVDDDMNNYGKTLYSEEEEAAFLRSLGWEEKNNGEDEGLTEEEISAFYKHVDEYIKQKPTSKTSQKIQPKLFGPRNSSISSDDGTTCSGSSSSDSKADS